The following are encoded in a window of Prochlorococcus marinus str. MIT 1013 genomic DNA:
- a CDS encoding thiazole synthase: MKKTNQFLKIGNKEFKSRLLVGTGKYSSLEVMKQSLVNTKCEIVTVAVRRIQGLEHGHKGLMESIDWKSIWMLPNTAGCSNAEEAIRIARLGRELTKLAGQENNNFVKLEVIPDKKYLLPDPIGTLKAAEQLVKEGFTVMPYINSDPLIAKQLEEIGCATVMPLGSPIGSAQGIKNAANIAIIIEESRIPIIIDAGIGVPSEAAQALEMGADGVLINSAIALAKNPALMAEAFSKATEAGRDAYLSGRLEEQLLAHPSSPLDGVISNN; encoded by the coding sequence ATGAAAAAAACAAATCAATTTCTCAAAATAGGAAATAAAGAATTCAAAAGTCGGCTTCTTGTTGGAACTGGTAAATACTCATCCTTAGAAGTCATGAAACAAAGCTTGGTAAATACAAAATGTGAAATAGTTACTGTCGCAGTTAGAAGAATTCAAGGACTAGAGCATGGACATAAAGGATTAATGGAGTCAATAGACTGGAAAAGTATATGGATGCTCCCAAACACTGCAGGATGCTCAAATGCTGAAGAAGCTATACGAATAGCACGACTAGGCAGAGAGTTAACCAAGTTAGCTGGTCAAGAGAATAATAATTTTGTCAAATTAGAGGTCATTCCTGACAAAAAATATTTATTACCCGACCCAATTGGAACTTTAAAAGCCGCAGAACAACTAGTTAAAGAAGGATTTACTGTCATGCCATATATAAATTCTGATCCATTAATTGCTAAACAACTTGAAGAAATTGGATGTGCAACTGTTATGCCTCTTGGTTCTCCCATTGGATCTGCTCAAGGCATAAAAAATGCAGCAAACATTGCCATAATTATCGAAGAATCTCGAATTCCAATAATTATTGATGCAGGCATTGGAGTTCCCAGTGAAGCAGCTCAAGCATTGGAAATGGGCGCAGATGGAGTTCTAATAAATAGTGCTATTGCTTTGGCTAAAAACCCCGCTTTAATGGCTGAAGCCTTTTCTAAGGCCACTGAAGCTGGTAGAGATGCTTATCTATCTGGAAGGCTCGAAGAGCAACTGCTTGCCCACCCTAGCTCTCCATTAGATGGAGTTATTTCAAATAATTAG
- a CDS encoding high light inducible protein produces the protein MAVTKESQGRLNVFADEPRIEILTKESSGNKGSWLFTLAGVILVIGLIAYSLTIK, from the coding sequence ATGGCAGTCACTAAAGAAAGTCAAGGCAGGCTTAACGTTTTTGCAGATGAACCAAGAATTGAAATACTTACAAAAGAAAGCAGTGGCAACAAAGGTTCTTGGCTTTTTACCCTTGCTGGAGTTATCCTTGTAATTGGGCTTATCGCATATTCTTTAACAATCAAGTGA
- a CDS encoding NAD-dependent epimerase/dehydratase family protein: MKVFVLGGDGFCGWPCAANLADKGHDVFIVDNLSRRKIDIDLEVESLTPITSIGERIKAWSEIGGRPIQFIHLDLASEYQKLLDLLIEEQPDSIIHFAEQRAAPYSMKSSATKRYTVDNNVNGTHNLLAAIVESQLDIHIVHLGTMGVYGYGSHRGATIPEGYLKVEVPQPDGSRFEEEILHPASPGSVYHMTKTLDQLLFLYYNKNDQIRITDLHQGIVWGTNTDVTSRDPRLTNRFDYDGDYGTVLNRFLMQAAIGYPLTVHGTGGQTRAFIHIQDSVKCVQLALENPPEKGERVKIFNQMTESHQVGELAKKVASLTGAKINYLPNPRNEAVENDLIVDNRCFIELGLDPTTLDNGLLEEVVNVAKKFSNRCDLNRIPCVSAWTSTQAKAINKT; the protein is encoded by the coding sequence GTGAAAGTTTTCGTTCTTGGTGGTGACGGCTTCTGCGGATGGCCTTGTGCAGCAAATCTTGCTGACAAAGGTCATGATGTATTCATCGTGGATAATCTCAGTCGTCGAAAAATCGATATAGACCTTGAAGTTGAATCCTTAACTCCCATTACCAGTATTGGAGAAAGGATTAAAGCTTGGTCTGAGATAGGTGGAAGACCTATTCAATTTATTCATTTAGACCTTGCCTCTGAATATCAAAAACTATTAGATCTGTTAATCGAGGAACAGCCTGATTCAATAATTCATTTTGCTGAACAGCGTGCTGCTCCATATTCAATGAAAAGCAGTGCAACAAAGAGATATACGGTTGATAACAATGTCAATGGAACTCATAATCTCCTGGCCGCAATTGTTGAATCTCAATTAGATATTCACATTGTTCATCTTGGAACAATGGGGGTTTATGGATATGGGTCTCATAGAGGTGCGACCATTCCAGAAGGTTACTTAAAGGTGGAAGTGCCTCAACCGGATGGCAGTCGTTTTGAAGAAGAAATCCTTCATCCAGCAAGTCCTGGAAGCGTTTATCACATGACAAAGACGCTTGATCAATTGCTCTTTCTTTACTACAACAAAAACGACCAGATAAGAATCACTGATCTTCATCAAGGAATTGTATGGGGAACAAATACTGATGTCACAAGCCGTGATCCAAGACTGACTAATCGATTTGACTATGATGGTGATTACGGAACAGTATTAAATCGATTTTTAATGCAGGCTGCTATTGGATATCCACTAACAGTTCATGGTACTGGTGGTCAAACGAGAGCTTTTATTCATATTCAAGATTCAGTAAAATGTGTTCAACTGGCACTGGAAAACCCTCCAGAAAAAGGTGAAAGGGTAAAAATTTTCAACCAAATGACTGAAAGTCACCAAGTCGGAGAATTAGCTAAAAAAGTAGCCTCTCTCACTGGAGCAAAAATTAATTATCTTCCAAACCCAAGAAACGAAGCAGTAGAAAATGATCTAATAGTAGATAATCGATGTTTTATTGAACTTGGATTAGATCCCACAACTCTCGATAATGGACTTTTAGAAGAAGTTGTTAATGTCGCAAAAAAATTCTCCAATAGATGTGATTTAAACCGAATACCTTGTGTATCTGCATGGACATCAACCCAAGCAAAAGCAATCAATAAAACCTAA
- a CDS encoding glycosyltransferase family 4 protein: MKIAFFTETFLPKVDGIVTRLTKTIQNLVESGDDVTVFCPEGCPSSYLGAKVIGVPAMPLPLYPELKLGLPGPGVSDELEKFKPDLIHVVNPAVLGLGGIWLAKTNNIPLIASYHTHLPKYLEHYGMGMLEPLLWELLKAAHNQATLNLCTSTAMVQELSEKGIQNTALWQRGVDTDIFKPELRDEQMRKRLLGKYSDKGSLLIYVGRLSAEKQIERIKPVLEALPNTRLALVGDGPYRQQLEKIFQGTSTTFVGYLSGNELASAYASGDAFLFPSSTETLGLVLLEAMAAGCPVVGANKGGIPDIISDGENGCLYNPDGENDGALSLIQATKKLLGNEVERIAMRKAARSEAERWGWAGATKQLKSYYEEVLDKKQNVAA, encoded by the coding sequence GTGAAAATAGCTTTCTTTACAGAAACTTTCCTACCCAAAGTCGATGGGATAGTCACTCGTCTAACTAAAACAATTCAGAATTTAGTTGAATCAGGCGATGACGTTACTGTTTTTTGTCCAGAAGGCTGTCCATCAAGCTATCTGGGTGCAAAAGTTATAGGTGTCCCAGCGATGCCATTACCCTTATATCCAGAACTCAAATTAGGGCTGCCTGGTCCAGGCGTTTCAGATGAATTAGAAAAGTTTAAACCTGATCTAATACATGTAGTTAATCCTGCTGTACTTGGATTAGGTGGTATTTGGCTAGCTAAAACGAACAATATTCCCCTTATAGCCAGTTACCACACTCACTTACCTAAGTATCTAGAACACTATGGAATGGGGATGTTAGAGCCTCTTTTATGGGAGTTGTTAAAAGCTGCTCATAATCAAGCAACTCTTAATCTATGTACTTCCACTGCAATGGTGCAAGAACTTTCAGAAAAAGGAATTCAAAATACCGCCTTATGGCAAAGAGGAGTTGATACAGATATTTTCAAGCCAGAACTAAGAGACGAACAAATGAGAAAGCGTCTTTTAGGAAAATATAGCGATAAAGGCTCTTTATTGATTTACGTTGGAAGACTCTCAGCAGAAAAACAAATTGAAAGAATTAAACCTGTACTTGAAGCACTGCCAAACACTCGACTAGCTCTTGTTGGAGATGGTCCATATAGACAACAATTAGAAAAAATTTTTCAAGGAACCTCAACTACCTTTGTGGGATATTTAAGTGGAAATGAATTAGCAAGTGCTTATGCCTCTGGTGATGCTTTCCTTTTTCCCTCAAGTACAGAAACTTTGGGATTAGTTCTTTTAGAAGCAATGGCTGCTGGATGCCCAGTCGTAGGAGCAAATAAAGGTGGAATACCAGATATCATTTCAGATGGAGAAAATGGATGTTTGTACAATCCTGATGGAGAAAATGATGGGGCTTTAAGTTTAATTCAAGCTACAAAAAAATTATTGGGCAACGAAGTAGAACGCATAGCGATGAGAAAAGCTGCTCGTTCAGAAGCTGAGAGATGGGGGTGGGCAGGTGCTACAAAACAATTAAAAAGTTATTACGAAGAAGTTCTAGACAAAAAACAAAATGTTGCTGCTTAG